The Deltaproteobacteria bacterium genomic interval TTCATGGGCCGGAAGTACAACGAGGTCCGCGAAGAGACCAACATGGTCCCCTACAAGGTCGTCAAGTCGAAGAACGGCGACGCCCAGGTCGAGATCGACGGCAAGGAGATCTCTCCCCCCGAGATCAGCGCCAAGATCCTCCAGAAGCTGAAGCGGGCCGCCGAGAACTACCTCGGTGAGACCGTCAGTGAGGCCGTGATCACGGTGCCGGCCTACTTCAACGACAGCCAGCGCCAGGCCACCAAGGACGCCGGCAAGATCGCCGGCCTCGACGTCAAGCGGATCGTGAACGAGCCGACCGCCGCGGCGCTGGCCTACGGCCTCGACAAGAAGTCCGACGAGATCATCGCCGTCTTCGACTTCGGCGGCGGCACCTTCGACATCTCGATCCTCGAGGTGGGCGAGAACGTGGTCGAGGTCATCTCGACCAACGGCGACACCCACCTCGGCGGCGACAACATCGACCAGCGGATCATCGAGTACCTGATCGCCGAGTTCAAGAAGGACCAGGGCATCGACGTCTCCAGCGACAAGATGGTCATCCAGCGCCTCAAGGAGGCCGCCGAGAAGGCGAAGATCGAGCTCTCCAGCGTGCTGGAGACCGAGGTCAACCTGCCCTTCCTCACCGCCGACCAGAGCGGCCCCAAGCACCTCCAGCTGAAGATCAGCCGGGCGAAGCTCGAGCAGATCTGCGAGGACCTCTTCAAGCGCACCCTCGACCCCTGCAAGAAGGCCCTCGAGGACGCCGACAAGAAGGCCTCCCAGATCGACGAGGTGGTGATGGTCGGTGGCTCGACCCGCATCCCGAAGATCAACGAGCTGGTGAAGCAGTTCTTCGGCAAGGAGCCGAACCGCTCGGTGAACCCCGACGAGGTCGTCGCGGTGGGTGCCGCGGTGCAGGCCGGCGTGCTCTCCGGTGAGGTGAAGGACATCCTCCTCCTCGACGTCACCCCGCTCTCCCTGGGCATCGAGACCCTGGGCGGCGTGATGACCCCCCTCATCGCGCGGAACACCACCATCCCGACGCGCAAGTCGGAGATCTTCTCCACCGCCGCCGACAGCCAGACCAGCGTCGAGGTGCACGTCCTCCAGGGCGAGCGCCCCATGGCGAAGGACAACCGCACCCTCGGGCGCTTCCACCTCGACGGCATCCCGCCCGCGCCGCGGGGCGTGCCCCAGGTCGAGGTGACCTTCGACATCGACGCCAACGGCATCGTCCACGTCTCCGCCTCGGACAAGGCCACCGGCAAGGAGCAGAAGATCACCATCACCGCCAGCTCGGGCCTCTCCGACTCCGAGATCGAGCAGGCCGTGAAGGACGCCGAGGCCCACGAGGCCGAGGACGAGAAGAAGCGGGCCGAGATCGAGGCGCGCAACCGCGCCGACACCCTGGCCTACGCCACCGAGAAGACCCTCGCCGAGCACAAGGACAAGATCTCCGAGGACGTCCGCAAGAACGTCGAGGAGAAGCTCGAGGCCCTGAAGAAGGTCCTCCCCGGTGACGACGCCGAGGCCATCGAGACCGCCATGGAGGAGCTCACCAGCGCCTCCCACAAGATGGCCGAGGAGATGTACGCGGCCACCTCGAGCACCTCCGACGACTCCGACGAGGGCGCCGAGGACACCAGCGGCGGCGAGAGCAGCGCGAGCGACGACGACGTCGTCGACGCGGAGTTCGAGGAGAGCAAGGAGGGGTAGCTTCCTCCCTTCTCGGCTGATGAAGAGGAAGGCCTCCGTCCGGTGGGCGGGGGCCTTCTTCATTCCGTCATCGTTCCACCCGCGTACACGTACACGTACACGCGCACGTGCACGGGTTCTCCCTGGTGCCCGGCGGCGTCGACCTGCACCTGGAAGCGACCGAGCACGTGTACGTGTACGTGTACGTTCTCGGAGGGCTAGTCGAAGACGACGGCGATCGACTCTTCCTTCCCCGCCTTCACCGTCACCTTCTTCGTCACCGTCTTGCTCCCGTCCTCGGACACGACCGAGAGGGTATGGGTGCCGGGGTAGAGCTCGATGGCGGGTCCGGGGATGACGCCGACCTTCCGGCCGCGCACCTTCACGGTTCCGCCGGCCCCGAAGGGCCGGGTGATCAGGACCCGCACGCTCCCCGGCTCGAAGCTGCGCTGGAGGGTGGCGGTGCGCCCGGCGACGATCTTCACGCTCTCCTCGTGGGTGCTGCCGTCGGGGAGGGTCAGGCGAACGGAGTGGGTGCCCGGCGGGAGGCTCTGACCGGAGGAGAGCTTCCGCCAGCCCTTCCCCACCCGGATCTCGGCCCGGGTGCGGGCCGGGGAGAGCGCGAGCTGCAGGCGGCCCCGGG includes:
- the dnaK gene encoding molecular chaperone DnaK produces the protein MGKIIGIDLGTTNSVVAVMEGSEPKVITNEEGGRTTPSVVGYAKDGEVLVGQVAKRQAITNPEHTVYSIKRFMGRKYNEVREETNMVPYKVVKSKNGDAQVEIDGKEISPPEISAKILQKLKRAAENYLGETVSEAVITVPAYFNDSQRQATKDAGKIAGLDVKRIVNEPTAAALAYGLDKKSDEIIAVFDFGGGTFDISILEVGENVVEVISTNGDTHLGGDNIDQRIIEYLIAEFKKDQGIDVSSDKMVIQRLKEAAEKAKIELSSVLETEVNLPFLTADQSGPKHLQLKISRAKLEQICEDLFKRTLDPCKKALEDADKKASQIDEVVMVGGSTRIPKINELVKQFFGKEPNRSVNPDEVVAVGAAVQAGVLSGEVKDILLLDVTPLSLGIETLGGVMTPLIARNTTIPTRKSEIFSTAADSQTSVEVHVLQGERPMAKDNRTLGRFHLDGIPPAPRGVPQVEVTFDIDANGIVHVSASDKATGKEQKITITASSGLSDSEIEQAVKDAEAHEAEDEKKRAEIEARNRADTLAYATEKTLAEHKDKISEDVRKNVEEKLEALKKVLPGDDAEAIETAMEELTSASHKMAEEMYAATSSTSDDSDEGAEDTSGGESSASDDDVVDAEFEESKEG